TACAATGCTGGCACGCGGTGCGATAGTACGTGATACAGATCTCGTACGATTTCTGCCCAGAGAATCGAACCTACTCCCCAACCAATCGCTGTTACCCAATACACCATAAATTTATTGCGCTAACACTCAACTAATAATCTTTGCCGCCTTCTTGGGCAAAAGTAGCACTATCATTCATTATCTTAGAGTGCAGCTTACTTTCGCTGTCTAGAATTTACGTGCCAAGTGCGATCGCCTGCTCGACATCAGTTTAACGCGTCTGGATCGACACCTAATTCACGTAATTTAGCTGCCAAAAAGTCAGCACGTTGTCGCTCTTGTTCGGCACGTTGTCGCTCTTGTTCAGCACGCTGTCGCTCTTGTTCAGCACGCTGTCGCTCTTGTTCAGCTTGTTCAGCACTCCACAACAGCAGATTACCTTCTACATCCCACCAGCGGAGCCAATTGGTTGTCTGGCGCAGTCGCTCGCCGTACCAAATTCCTAAAAATAACTCTAATTGCGGAATCCAATAGCGTCCATTAGCATCAGGTCGATGTAAAACGTACTTGTCTTCTTCTAGATATCGTACCTCTAAACTTCGTTCGTACGGGTCATAAGTGACATAAGTAGGTACTTGCAGAACCTGTTCGTAGAAATAAAGCTTGCCATAGGGCGGTGTTGAGCGGATCGATAACTCACCGCCTTCCTCTTGCGAGAGGAACTCCATGACAACAGCTACTGCATCGCCTTCGAGATGGGGCGTATAGCTGTGACGAATGATTTCTGGCGGGACAGGTTGAACGTGAGGCACGTAAAACCAATCAGGCGCTTTAACGACAATTTTTTTATTGACCGTAGCAACTAAGCCAAAATTTGAGCCGATGAGCATATCCGGTTGGATATATCCTGCGGCTCCTAACGCGTCTGTAAGTGCCGCAGCAAGCAATGGTTGTTGAATATTCTCCACAGGATCGTCAGGTAACACAAAGTCATCTGGAAGAGGCTCCCAGGTGATTGTGAGTTCTTTTGTTGGCTTTTGCAGAATCATATGATGACTCTAAAACAACAAACATTTGCGTGTAAATCGTAGCTAAATTTCAGAGTATTGAATGTTGAATCGCAAATACTTTGGGCATTGGATAATTAAAGATGTTCGTCAGC
This sequence is a window from Chroococcidiopsis sp. TS-821. Protein-coding genes within it:
- a CDS encoding Uma2 family endonuclease, which codes for MILQKPTKELTITWEPLPDDFVLPDDPVENIQQPLLAAALTDALGAAGYIQPDMLIGSNFGLVATVNKKIVVKAPDWFYVPHVQPVPPEIIRHSYTPHLEGDAVAVVMEFLSQEEGGELSIRSTPPYGKLYFYEQVLQVPTYVTYDPYERSLEVRYLEEDKYVLHRPDANGRYWIPQLELFLGIWYGERLRQTTNWLRWWDVEGNLLLWSAEQAEQERQRAEQERQRAEQERQRAEQERQRADFLAAKLRELGVDPDALN